The following proteins are encoded in a genomic region of Ailuropoda melanoleuca isolate Jingjing chromosome 10, ASM200744v2, whole genome shotgun sequence:
- the SLC5A2 gene encoding sodium/glucose cotransporter 2 isoform X1, producing MRLRWIVQSMCRTNRGTVGGYFLAGRSMVWWPVGASLFASNIGSGHFVGLAGTGAASGLAVAGFEWNALFVVLLLGWVFAPVYLTAGVITMPQYLRKRFGGHRIRLYLSMLSLFLYIFTKISVDMFSGAVFIQQALGWNIYASVIALLGITMIYTVTGGLAALMYTDTVQTFVILGGAFILMGYDEVACVVPEVCKRVCGTEVGCSNIAYPRLVVKLMPNGLRGLMLAVMLAALMSSLASIFNSSSTLFTMDIYTRLRPRAGDRELLLVGRLWVVLIVAVSVAWLPVVQAAQGGQLFDYMQAVSSYLAPPVSAVFVLALFVPRVNEKGAFWGLIGGLLMGLARLIPEFSFGSGSCVQPSACPALVCGMHYLYFAIVLFICSGLLTLVVSLCTAPIPRKHLHRLVFSLRHSKEEREDLDADQLEGPASPPTQNGCPEHTVEMEEPQSPAPGPLRRCLLWFCGMGGARAGGPPAPTQEEVAAAARRLEDISEDSSWTRVVNFNALLMMAVATFFWGFYA from the exons TCCATGTGCAGAACCAACAGAGGCACGGTTGGCGGCTACTTCCTGGCAGGACGAAGCATGGTGTGGTGGCCG GTCGGGGCCTCCCTCTTTGCCAGCAACATCGGCAGTGGCCACTTTGTGGGCCTGGCAGGGACTGGTGCTGCGAGTGGCTTGGCTGTGGCAGGATTTGAGTGGAAT GCGCTGTTCGTGGTGCTGTTGCTGGGCTGGGTCTTCGCGCCGGTGTACCTGACCGCGGGCGTCATTACCATGCCGCAGTACCTGCGCAAGCGCTTCGGAGGCCATCGCATCCGCCTCTACCTGTCGATGCTCTCGCTGTTTCTGTACATCTTCACCAAGATTTCG GTGGACATGTTCTCCGGGGCAGTATTCATTCAACAGGCTCTGGGCTGGAACATCTATGCCTCCGTCATCGCCCTTCTCGGCATCACCATGATCTACACTGTGACAG GAGGGCTGGCGGCGCTCATGTACACCGACACCGTGCAGACCTTCGTCATTCTTGGGGGGGCCTTCATCCTCATGGGTTACG ACGAGGTGGCGTGTGTGGTGCCCGAGGTGTGCAAGCGCGTGTGCGGAACCGAGGTGGGCTGTTCCAACATCGCCTACCCGCGGCTTGTTGTGAAGCTCATGCCCAATG GTCTGCGGGGACTCATGCTGGCGGTCATGCTGGCCGCGCTCATGTCCTCGCTGGCTTCCATCTTCAACAGCAGCAGCACGCTGTTCACCATGGACATCTACACGCGCCTGCGGCCCCGCGCGGGCGACCGCGAGCTGCTGCTAGTAGGACG GCTCTGGGTGGTGCTCATCGTGGCGGTATCCGTGGCCTGGCTCCCCGTGGTGCAGGCGGCGCAGGGCGGCCAGCTCTTTGATTACATGCAGGCCGTCTCCAGCTACCTGGCGCCGCCCGTGTCCGCCGTCTTCGTGCTGGCGCTCTTCGTGCCTCGCGTCAACGAGAAG GGTGCCTTCTGGGGACTGATTGGGGGCCTGCTCATGGGTCTGGCGCGCCTGATTCCGGAGTTCTCCTTTGGCTCGGGCAGCTGTGTGCAACCCTCAGCGTGCCCAGCACTCGTCTGCGGCATGCACTACCTCTACTTTGCCATCGTACTCTTCATCTGCTCTGGCCTCCTCACCCTTGTGGTCTCGCTGTGCACAGCACCCATCCCACGCAAGCAC ctccaccGCCTGGTTTTCAGTCTGCGGCACAGCAAGGAGGAGCGAGAGGATCTGGACGCTGACCAGCTGGAAGGTCCAGCCTCACCCCCTACACAGAACGGGTGTCCCGAGCACACAGTGGAGATGGAGG AGCCCCAGTCCCCAGCACCAGGCCCGCTCCGCAGGTGCCTGCTCTGGTTCTGTGGAATGGGCGGAGCTAGGGCAGGTGGCCCCCCAGCCCCGACCCAGGAGGAGGTGGCTGCGGCAGCCAGGCGgctggaggacatcagtgaggaCTCGAGCTGGACCCGTGTGGTCAACTTCAATGCCCTGCTAATGATGGCTGTGGCCACGTTCTTCTGGGGCTTTTACGCCTGA
- the SLC5A2 gene encoding sodium/glucose cotransporter 2 isoform X2 — protein sequence MEEYTEAGSVPGLGNQRVPINNFADILVIAAYFLLVIGVGLWSMCRTNRGTVGGYFLAGRSMVWWPVGASLFASNIGSGHFVGLAGTGAASGLAVAGFEWNALFVVLLLGWVFAPVYLTAGVITMPQYLRKRFGGHRIRLYLSMLSLFLYIFTKISVDMFSGAVFIQQALGWNIYASVIALLGITMIYTVTGGLAALMYTDTVQTFVILGGAFILMGYAFHEVGGYSGLFDKYLEAVTSLTVSEDPEVGNISSSCYLPRPDSYHLLRDPVTGDLPWPALLLGLTIVSGWYWCSDQVIVQRCLAGKSLTHIKAGCILCGYLKLMPMFLMVMPGMISRILYPDEVACVVPEVCKRVCGTEVGCSNIAYPRLVVKLMPNGLRGLMLAVMLAALMSSLASIFNSSSTLFTMDIYTRLRPRAGDRELLLVGRLWVVLIVAVSVAWLPVVQAAQGGQLFDYMQAVSSYLAPPVSAVFVLALFVPRVNEKGAFWGLIGGLLMGLARLIPEFSFGSGSCVQPSACPALVCGMHYLYFAIVLFICSGLLTLVVSLCTAPIPRKHLHRLVFSLRHSKEEREDLDADQLEGPASPPTQNGCPEHTVEMEEPQSPAPGPLRRCLLWFCGMGGARAGGPPAPTQEEVAAAARRLEDISEDSSWTRVVNFNALLMMAVATFFWGFYA from the exons ATGGAGGAATACACAGAAGCAGGCTCCGTACCAGGACTGGGAAACCAGAGGGTCCCAATTAACAACTTTGCTGACATCCTGGTCATTGCTGCTTATTTCCTGCTGGTCATTGGTGTCGGCCTGTGG TCCATGTGCAGAACCAACAGAGGCACGGTTGGCGGCTACTTCCTGGCAGGACGAAGCATGGTGTGGTGGCCG GTCGGGGCCTCCCTCTTTGCCAGCAACATCGGCAGTGGCCACTTTGTGGGCCTGGCAGGGACTGGTGCTGCGAGTGGCTTGGCTGTGGCAGGATTTGAGTGGAAT GCGCTGTTCGTGGTGCTGTTGCTGGGCTGGGTCTTCGCGCCGGTGTACCTGACCGCGGGCGTCATTACCATGCCGCAGTACCTGCGCAAGCGCTTCGGAGGCCATCGCATCCGCCTCTACCTGTCGATGCTCTCGCTGTTTCTGTACATCTTCACCAAGATTTCG GTGGACATGTTCTCCGGGGCAGTATTCATTCAACAGGCTCTGGGCTGGAACATCTATGCCTCCGTCATCGCCCTTCTCGGCATCACCATGATCTACACTGTGACAG GAGGGCTGGCGGCGCTCATGTACACCGACACCGTGCAGACCTTCGTCATTCTTGGGGGGGCCTTCATCCTCATGGGTTACG CCTTCCACGAGGTGGGCGGGTATTCGGGGCTTTTCGACAAATACTTGGAGGCAGTGACGTCGCTGACGGTTTCTGAGGATCCGGAGGTGGGCAACATCTCGAGCTCCTGCTATCTACCCCGGCCGGACTCCTACCACCTGCTCCGGGACCCCGTGACGGGGGACCTACCGTGGCCCGCGCTGCTCCTGGGTCTTACCATCGTCTCGGGCTGGTACTGGTGCAGCGACCAG GTCATCGTGCAGCGCTGTCTGGCCGGGAAGAGCCTGACCCACATCAAGGCGGGCTGCATCCTGTGCGGCTACTTGAAGCTGATGCCCATGTTCCTCATGGTCATGCCAGGCATGATCAGCCGCATTCTTTATCCGG ACGAGGTGGCGTGTGTGGTGCCCGAGGTGTGCAAGCGCGTGTGCGGAACCGAGGTGGGCTGTTCCAACATCGCCTACCCGCGGCTTGTTGTGAAGCTCATGCCCAATG GTCTGCGGGGACTCATGCTGGCGGTCATGCTGGCCGCGCTCATGTCCTCGCTGGCTTCCATCTTCAACAGCAGCAGCACGCTGTTCACCATGGACATCTACACGCGCCTGCGGCCCCGCGCGGGCGACCGCGAGCTGCTGCTAGTAGGACG GCTCTGGGTGGTGCTCATCGTGGCGGTATCCGTGGCCTGGCTCCCCGTGGTGCAGGCGGCGCAGGGCGGCCAGCTCTTTGATTACATGCAGGCCGTCTCCAGCTACCTGGCGCCGCCCGTGTCCGCCGTCTTCGTGCTGGCGCTCTTCGTGCCTCGCGTCAACGAGAAG GGTGCCTTCTGGGGACTGATTGGGGGCCTGCTCATGGGTCTGGCGCGCCTGATTCCGGAGTTCTCCTTTGGCTCGGGCAGCTGTGTGCAACCCTCAGCGTGCCCAGCACTCGTCTGCGGCATGCACTACCTCTACTTTGCCATCGTACTCTTCATCTGCTCTGGCCTCCTCACCCTTGTGGTCTCGCTGTGCACAGCACCCATCCCACGCAAGCAC ctccaccGCCTGGTTTTCAGTCTGCGGCACAGCAAGGAGGAGCGAGAGGATCTGGACGCTGACCAGCTGGAAGGTCCAGCCTCACCCCCTACACAGAACGGGTGTCCCGAGCACACAGTGGAGATGGAGG AGCCCCAGTCCCCAGCACCAGGCCCGCTCCGCAGGTGCCTGCTCTGGTTCTGTGGAATGGGCGGAGCTAGGGCAGGTGGCCCCCCAGCCCCGACCCAGGAGGAGGTGGCTGCGGCAGCCAGGCGgctggaggacatcagtgaggaCTCGAGCTGGACCCGTGTGGTCAACTTCAATGCCCTGCTAATGATGGCTGTGGCCACGTTCTTCTGGGGCTTTTACGCCTGA